In one window of Paucidesulfovibrio gracilis DSM 16080 DNA:
- a CDS encoding phosphoribosylanthranilate isomerase: MRRPLVKICGLTSEQEARACMELGADLLGFIFHASSRRCADPAMVSLVRSGGARKVGVFVKQGVSDVVALTHRCGLDMVQLHGGHGRDGNHGFEVCGQLVSALGRERIIKVFWPERYASSRALQDDLERFAPVCGWMLLDAGKGGGGHGRGFDPGLLSGVRSPRPWLLAGGLGPTTLPAVLTALEEPGLPRPHGVDMSSGVETAPGKKNLEEVKQVMRIIYSGAPERSVVEREE; encoded by the coding sequence ATGAGGCGGCCCCTGGTGAAGATTTGCGGTCTGACCTCGGAGCAGGAGGCCCGGGCTTGCATGGAGCTTGGCGCGGACCTGCTCGGGTTCATTTTCCATGCATCAAGCCGCCGTTGTGCGGATCCGGCCATGGTGTCGCTGGTTCGATCCGGCGGGGCGCGCAAGGTCGGAGTGTTCGTCAAGCAGGGCGTGTCCGATGTCGTTGCCCTGACGCACCGTTGTGGTCTGGACATGGTCCAGCTGCACGGCGGGCATGGGCGCGACGGAAACCATGGATTTGAAGTGTGCGGCCAGCTGGTCAGCGCCTTGGGCCGGGAACGGATCATCAAGGTGTTCTGGCCGGAACGATACGCCTCTTCCCGGGCATTGCAGGATGATCTGGAGCGCTTTGCTCCGGTGTGCGGATGGATGCTGCTGGATGCGGGAAAGGGCGGCGGCGGGCATGGACGAGGATTTGATCCCGGCTTGCTGTCCGGGGTGCGGTCTCCGCGTCCCTGGCTGCTTGCCGGGGGGCTGGGACCGACCACGCTGCCCGCTGTTCTGACGGCCTTGGAAGAACCGGGCCTGCCGCGGCCGCACGGAGTGGACATGAGTTCGGGCGTGGAAACCGCGCCGGGAAAAAAGAATCTGGAAGAAGTAAAACAGGTCATGCGGATCATATACAGCGGCGCACCGGAGCGGAGCGTCGTGGAACGTGAGGAGTGA
- a CDS encoding indole-3-glycerol phosphate synthase TrpC has product MLNRFREAKAMEIAQLRELAERGAMPRPWYGHRPSFSARLRGRGPGALIAEYKRASPSMGHINGTLLPRDAASLFEENGAAAMSVLTEETFFKGDFAFLGACAGHGLPLLRKDFLFDPLQVDATASSPASALLLIVRMFPDVDALAAMIQRATALELEAVVEIFDEQDLASARLAGAGIIQVNARDLDTLEVDRGNIERLAARRGAGEVWIAASGVSEPSQVRSAAAMGYDAVLVGTAIMADPDPGSVVRSLARAGGPEVS; this is encoded by the coding sequence ATGCTGAATCGTTTTCGCGAGGCCAAGGCGATGGAAATCGCGCAACTTCGGGAACTGGCGGAACGCGGCGCCATGCCGCGGCCCTGGTACGGGCATCGTCCGTCCTTTTCAGCGCGGTTGCGCGGTCGCGGTCCAGGGGCGCTTATCGCGGAATATAAGCGAGCCTCGCCCAGCATGGGGCATATCAACGGCACATTGCTGCCCCGCGATGCCGCGTCGTTGTTTGAGGAAAATGGAGCCGCTGCCATGAGTGTGCTCACGGAGGAGACATTTTTCAAAGGAGATTTCGCGTTCCTGGGTGCCTGTGCCGGGCATGGATTGCCCCTGCTGCGCAAGGATTTCCTGTTTGATCCGCTCCAGGTGGATGCCACGGCCTCCAGCCCGGCTTCGGCCCTGCTGTTGATCGTGCGTATGTTTCCGGACGTGGATGCCCTGGCTGCAATGATCCAGCGTGCCACGGCGTTGGAATTGGAGGCCGTGGTGGAGATCTTTGATGAACAGGATCTTGCATCAGCACGCCTGGCCGGGGCCGGGATCATTCAGGTGAATGCTCGGGATCTGGACACGTTGGAAGTGGACCGGGGAAATATTGAACGGCTTGCGGCCCGGCGGGGGGCCGGGGAGGTCTGGATCGCGGCGAGCGGTGTTTCCGAGCCATCCCAGGTCCGGTCCGCTGCGGCCATGGGGTACGATGCCGTGCTGGTGGGGACCGCCATCATGGCGGATCCTGATCCCGGGTCCGTGGTCCGATCCCTGGCCCGGGCCGGGGGACCGGAGGTCTCATGA
- the trpD gene encoding anthranilate phosphoribosyltransferase → MTTAVNSAQVLELLLEGKALSDDQADGMFEELLSGNLGQAAAGAFLMGLRAKGEDSTDLAAGVRAGLKHARQITGLSGPRIDTCGTGGDGKNSFNCSTATALFLADMGHQVVKHGNRAVSSSCGSADALEALGCELNTEPEQVAAELDRNHFVFLFAPAYHPAFKHIAPVRQGMGIRTLFNFMGPLLNPARPTHQLLGVSDPDMLNLMGETLLLTGVERALLIHGAGGYDELTTFGPARGYYIEKGRMDKTVVDPVRLGFRRFSPEAVEVEGKEHAVAVLRDILKGRGPEPMMQMVALNLAACLHILGEGDMESCSEVARDYVKGGLRRGEVAC, encoded by the coding sequence ATGACCACTGCCGTGAATTCAGCCCAGGTGTTGGAGTTGTTGTTGGAAGGCAAGGCACTCAGTGACGACCAAGCGGATGGTATGTTTGAAGAATTGCTTTCCGGGAATTTGGGGCAGGCCGCTGCCGGGGCGTTCCTCATGGGCTTGCGGGCCAAGGGCGAGGATTCCACGGACCTGGCCGCCGGGGTGCGCGCCGGACTCAAACATGCCCGGCAGATCACCGGTCTTTCCGGGCCGCGCATCGACACCTGCGGCACAGGTGGGGACGGCAAGAACAGCTTCAATTGCTCCACGGCCACAGCGTTGTTTCTGGCCGACATGGGACACCAGGTGGTCAAGCACGGCAATCGCGCTGTGTCCTCCTCCTGCGGCAGTGCGGACGCACTGGAGGCGCTGGGCTGCGAGTTGAATACCGAACCGGAGCAGGTGGCCGCCGAACTGGACCGGAATCATTTCGTCTTCCTTTTTGCTCCGGCCTACCACCCCGCCTTCAAGCATATCGCTCCGGTACGCCAGGGTATGGGCATCCGCACGCTGTTCAACTTCATGGGACCGCTGCTCAATCCGGCGCGGCCAACGCACCAGCTGCTGGGCGTCAGCGATCCGGACATGCTCAACCTCATGGGCGAGACTCTGCTGCTTACGGGCGTGGAGCGGGCACTGCTCATCCACGGTGCAGGCGGCTACGACGAGCTGACCACCTTTGGCCCGGCCCGTGGGTATTACATTGAAAAAGGCCGTATGGACAAGACGGTGGTGGATCCTGTGCGGCTCGGATTCCGGCGTTTTTCGCCCGAGGCTGTGGAAGTGGAAGGCAAGGAACACGCCGTGGCCGTGCTGCGGGATATCCTCAAGGGCCGGGGACCGGAACCCATGATGCAGATGGTGGCCCTGAATCTGGCGGCTTGCCTGCATATTCTGGGTGAGGGGGACATGGAATCGTGTTCCGAGGTGGCCCGGGATTACGTCAAGGGCGGCTTGCGACGCGGGGAGGTGGCATGCTGA
- a CDS encoding anthranilate synthase component II, producing MFLLIDNFDSFTFNLVQAFQQLGADPVVLRNNREELLDREFVAGVRRVCLSPGPSHPDNAGHCLRFLSLLPHEVPLLGVCLGHQILGRFAGAEVNRNERIMHGKTSAVRHEGQGVFAGLPQPLEVCRYHSLVVRPEGAELLRITARTERGEVMGLEYGDRPWHGVQFHPESILTPDGPKLLHNFLNIQER from the coding sequence ATGTTTTTGCTGATCGATAATTTTGATTCCTTCACCTTCAACCTGGTGCAGGCCTTCCAGCAACTGGGAGCTGATCCCGTGGTGCTGCGCAATAACCGGGAAGAGTTGCTGGACCGGGAGTTCGTGGCCGGGGTGCGGCGGGTCTGCCTTTCGCCCGGACCAAGCCACCCGGACAATGCCGGACATTGCCTGCGGTTTTTGTCGCTGTTGCCCCATGAGGTGCCGCTGTTGGGCGTCTGTCTGGGACATCAGATCCTGGGACGGTTCGCAGGTGCGGAAGTGAACCGCAACGAACGCATCATGCACGGCAAGACTTCGGCGGTGCGGCATGAGGGCCAGGGCGTGTTCGCTGGCCTGCCCCAGCCCCTGGAAGTTTGCCGGTATCACTCCCTGGTGGTGCGGCCGGAAGGAGCGGAGCTGCTGCGGATCACAGCGCGGACCGAGCGCGGCGAAGTCATGGGGTTGGAGTATGGGGATCGGCCCTGGCATGGGGTGCAGTTCCATCCCGAATCCATATTAACGCCGGACGGACCGAAACTGTTGCATAATTTTTTAAATATTCAGGAAAGATAG
- a CDS encoding anthranilate synthase component I family protein, with product MRLTLTQFGQWLPADVQTPISLYLGLVGDAPGILLESAEVDGRLGRYSLMAWDFRCLFTQRQGRLAVDVLDQRLRPLAELNGMPCVEGLRRALAMIDVRQSLPKQDGSPASDREDLPPITRSLIGYLGYGVAGLLEPELETALPAEDADLALALPGRMVLFDHLRHRCCFLSLDRDDKPLPKPVPSFQDIAAPRAAEAEPESTPERAGYKAAVERAKELIRDGECIQVVLSTRFTAPLTDAPFRIYRRLRQANPSPFMFYMHLPDGSGEDMTLLGSSPEMLVRCDRGHLEVRPIAGTRPRGADEAEDQSLAEELLADPKERAEHVMLVDLGRNDLGRIAAPGSVNVRRFMQVERFSHVMHLTSYVDAQLRDGLDALDVLAATFPAGTVSGAPKIRAMEIIADLEAEHGESRPRGPYAGCIGWLGLGAGPVSLDTGITIRSLWIRGEQIHWQAGAGIVFDSDPEKEWQECNNKARVLREVVRGREDGDVFADR from the coding sequence ATGCGACTGACGTTGACGCAATTTGGACAATGGTTGCCTGCGGACGTGCAGACCCCCATCAGTCTCTATCTGGGACTCGTGGGCGATGCGCCGGGTATTCTGCTTGAAAGCGCGGAAGTGGACGGCCGATTGGGTCGCTATAGTCTGATGGCCTGGGATTTTCGGTGTTTGTTCACCCAGCGGCAGGGCCGTTTGGCCGTGGATGTGTTGGATCAGCGCTTGCGACCGTTGGCGGAATTGAACGGCATGCCCTGTGTGGAGGGGCTGCGGCGGGCCTTGGCCATGATCGACGTCCGTCAGTCCCTTCCTAAGCAGGACGGATCCCCGGCATCGGATCGGGAGGATTTGCCGCCCATTACACGGAGTCTGATCGGGTATCTCGGATACGGGGTAGCCGGATTGCTGGAACCGGAGCTGGAAACGGCTTTACCGGCGGAAGACGCCGACCTGGCCCTGGCCCTGCCCGGACGCATGGTGCTTTTTGACCACCTCCGGCATCGTTGCTGCTTCCTGAGTTTGGATCGGGACGACAAGCCTCTGCCCAAACCTGTGCCGAGTTTTCAGGATATTGCAGCGCCACGCGCTGCCGAGGCAGAGCCGGAATCCACTCCCGAGCGGGCGGGATACAAGGCCGCGGTAGAACGGGCCAAGGAATTGATTCGTGACGGGGAATGCATCCAGGTGGTGCTTTCCACACGGTTTACCGCCCCGCTCACGGATGCGCCGTTCCGCATCTACCGGCGGCTTCGTCAGGCCAACCCTTCGCCGTTCATGTTTTACATGCACCTGCCCGACGGTTCCGGCGAGGACATGACCCTGCTGGGATCATCCCCGGAAATGCTGGTGCGGTGCGACCGGGGACATTTGGAAGTGCGTCCCATTGCGGGAACGCGGCCCCGGGGCGCGGACGAGGCCGAGGACCAGTCTCTTGCCGAAGAGTTGTTGGCGGATCCCAAGGAACGGGCCGAGCACGTCATGCTGGTGGATTTGGGCCGCAACGACCTGGGCCGTATTGCCGCGCCCGGCAGCGTGAACGTGCGGCGGTTCATGCAGGTGGAGCGTTTTTCCCACGTCATGCACCTGACGTCCTACGTGGATGCGCAACTGCGGGACGGGCTGGATGCCCTGGACGTGCTGGCGGCCACGTTTCCGGCCGGGACGGTCTCGGGCGCACCCAAGATCCGGGCCATGGAGATTATTGCGGATTTGGAAGCGGAGCACGGGGAATCCCGACCGCGCGGGCCGTATGCGGGCTGCATCGGCTGGCTGGGGCTGGGAGCCGGACCGGTGAGCCTGGACACGGGCATCACCATCCGTTCGTTGTGGATTCGCGGGGAGCAGATCCACTGGCAGGCCGGGGCGGGCATTGTGTTCGATTCCGATCCGGAAAAGGAATGGCAGGAATGCAACAACAAGGCGCGGGTGCTGCGGGAAGTGGTGCGCGGCAGGGAGGACGGCGATGTTTTTGCTGATCGATAA
- a CDS encoding prephenate dehydrogenase/arogenate dehydrogenase family protein: MTTQEENEINASACLGLVGARGRMGTLLAGRAVAAGRRVVGLDLASGSDRLAPEELPRLRDCGVVLLCVPVPALDTVLADVVPHLAEDAILADICSVKVLPMRRMRRAWKGSVVGTHPLFGPVIPEGFAPRVAVTPGPGADPALVNALFTDMGFEPFLSTPEEHDRAVAYVQGLNFISTVAHLAAMRQVSGIEKYLTPSFQRRLDSARKMLTEDTDLFETISESNPHLQETVRQFTGFLNIAAGGDLDLLSEHARWWWRSES, from the coding sequence ATGACCACGCAGGAAGAAAACGAGATCAACGCGTCGGCCTGCCTCGGGCTTGTGGGGGCGCGGGGGCGTATGGGAACGCTGCTGGCGGGCCGCGCTGTGGCGGCCGGCCGGCGGGTCGTGGGCCTGGATCTGGCTTCGGGCAGCGACCGGCTCGCCCCGGAAGAACTGCCCCGGCTTCGGGACTGCGGCGTGGTCCTGCTCTGTGTTCCCGTACCCGCGCTGGACACGGTGCTCGCGGATGTTGTGCCGCATCTGGCCGAAGACGCGATCCTGGCGGACATCTGCTCCGTGAAGGTCTTGCCCATGCGCCGCATGCGCCGGGCCTGGAAGGGTTCCGTGGTGGGCACGCATCCTTTGTTCGGGCCGGTCATCCCGGAGGGATTCGCTCCCCGTGTGGCCGTAACCCCGGGACCGGGCGCGGACCCGGCGTTGGTGAACGCACTGTTTACGGACATGGGGTTTGAACCCTTCCTGTCCACCCCCGAAGAACATGACCGCGCCGTGGCCTACGTGCAGGGGCTGAACTTTATCTCCACGGTGGCCCACCTTGCGGCCATGCGGCAGGTGTCGGGCATTGAAAAATATTTGACGCCTTCCTTTCAACGTCGGCTGGACTCGGCGCGCAAGATGCTCACCGAAGATACCGACCTGTTTGAGACCATTTCCGAATCCAATCCACACCTCCAGGAAACCGTGCGTCAGTTCACGGGCTTTCTGAACATCGCCGCGGGCGGCGACCTGGACCTCTTGTCCGAGCACGCCCGATGGTGGTGGCGTTCCGAGTCCTGA
- a CDS encoding 3-phosphoshikimate 1-carboxyvinyltransferase yields MSTSAEMVTITAPASKSLSHRALIAASLAARRCDLENVLQSVDLDVTRQCLEAAGAVMAQQDALLRVDGFKEGPLGGGQGADPSGLGKPVDIFVNESGTSCRLLTAVLAAGHGAFKVHGADRMHERPIGELTTALERLGAKFDWLGNEGCPPFVLHAEGLSGGRVEISLEESSQYLSGLLLAAPLARKPMSIVLTGSKSLSWPYVALTLRVMQDFGIEFSVQTRDDSGEWNSVPWRSLKRAEPGRTRFEIQPGEYEGADYRVEGDWSNGSYLLAAGIVGSRPVRVEGLHADSLQGDRAVLEILAQMGARFATDYTGVTAYPSSLRGVDVDMGRCPDLVPTVAVTAAFARGETVIRGVPHLRLKECDRLAAMQTQLARAGCPVEETSDGLLVHGRGPEGLRDGESVELQCFGDHRIAMSLSLLAFAGVRPVLDDVLCVSKSYPGFWEDWAKVSPANLELQRS; encoded by the coding sequence ATGTCCACGAGTGCTGAAATGGTGACCATCACGGCTCCGGCGTCCAAGTCTCTTTCCCACCGCGCCCTGATCGCGGCCAGTCTGGCAGCCAGAAGGTGCGACCTGGAAAATGTCCTGCAAAGCGTGGACCTGGACGTGACCCGCCAATGCCTGGAAGCGGCCGGCGCAGTCATGGCGCAACAGGACGCCTTGCTGCGTGTGGACGGATTCAAGGAAGGGCCGCTGGGCGGAGGCCAGGGCGCGGATCCCTCGGGCCTGGGAAAACCCGTTGACATCTTTGTGAATGAATCGGGAACGAGCTGTCGATTGCTTACCGCTGTGCTGGCTGCCGGTCACGGCGCGTTCAAGGTGCATGGGGCGGACCGCATGCACGAACGGCCCATTGGGGAACTGACCACGGCTCTGGAACGGTTGGGCGCGAAATTTGACTGGCTCGGCAATGAGGGCTGCCCACCTTTTGTGCTGCACGCCGAGGGGCTGTCCGGCGGGCGGGTGGAAATCAGCCTGGAGGAATCCAGCCAGTATCTTTCCGGCCTGCTTCTGGCCGCGCCCCTGGCCCGTAAGCCCATGAGCATTGTTTTGACTGGCTCCAAAAGCCTTTCCTGGCCTTATGTGGCGCTGACACTTCGTGTGATGCAGGATTTCGGTATTGAATTTTCCGTGCAGACCAGGGACGACAGCGGAGAATGGAACTCCGTGCCGTGGCGCTCTCTGAAACGTGCCGAACCCGGCCGGACCCGGTTCGAAATCCAGCCCGGAGAATATGAAGGCGCTGATTACCGGGTGGAAGGGGATTGGAGCAACGGCTCATATCTGCTGGCGGCCGGTATCGTGGGTTCCCGCCCCGTGCGGGTGGAAGGCCTGCACGCGGATTCGCTTCAGGGCGATCGGGCCGTGCTGGAAATTTTAGCCCAAATGGGCGCACGGTTTGCCACGGACTACACCGGGGTGACCGCATACCCGTCCTCCCTGCGGGGCGTGGATGTGGACATGGGCCGCTGCCCGGACCTCGTACCCACGGTGGCCGTGACCGCGGCGTTTGCCCGAGGCGAGACCGTGATCCGCGGCGTGCCGCATCTGCGCCTGAAGGAGTGCGACCGGCTGGCGGCCATGCAGACGCAGCTGGCCCGGGCCGGATGTCCCGTGGAGGAGACGTCGGACGGGCTGCTTGTGCATGGTCGCGGACCCGAAGGCTTGCGGGACGGAGAATCCGTGGAACTGCAATGCTTCGGGGATCACCGCATTGCCATGAGCCTTTCCTTGCTGGCCTTTGCCGGGGTGCGTCCCGTGCTGGACGATGTGCTGTGCGTGTCCAAGTCCTATCCCGGCTTTTGGGAGGATTGGGCCAAGGTGTCACCTGCGAATCTGGAGTTACAACGGTCATGA
- the pheA gene encoding prephenate dehydratase — MHGNRKDTLPDDTGLTGMRERIDALDEAILDLLNQRAEVSLEVGRHKAGSAEPIFKPRREKEVITRLQVLNPGPLPDRHLYSIYREIMSSSRRLQRPERVVYLGPEGTFSYFAGIEFMGHMAELTPKSNLGEVFRAVAEGGAELGIVPLENSLQGTVGQTVDLFMRYPVFVQAELYSRISHALLAAVPGLGHVTRVYSHSKALGQCGEWLEANLPEAPRLPMSSTAAAARLARDAGDGSAVVGHVRLAELFGLNVLAEHLEDLPDNWTRFLVIAPAPGQEKERDKSSILFTTPDRPGALGTVLEIFSRRGVNLSKLESRPSRGERWKYVFFADLECDLADPAFKPLTDELRDHCHTLRFLGSYPAGPHLENC; from the coding sequence ATGCACGGGAACAGGAAGGACACGCTGCCCGACGATACCGGGCTGACCGGAATGCGCGAACGCATCGACGCCCTGGACGAAGCCATTTTGGACCTGCTCAACCAGCGGGCGGAAGTGAGCCTGGAAGTGGGGCGGCACAAGGCCGGATCAGCTGAACCCATCTTCAAGCCACGCCGGGAAAAGGAAGTCATTACCCGGTTGCAGGTGCTCAACCCCGGTCCTCTGCCGGATCGCCACCTCTATTCCATCTATCGCGAGATCATGTCCTCGTCCCGCCGTCTGCAACGGCCCGAGCGCGTGGTCTATCTTGGTCCGGAAGGCACGTTCTCCTATTTTGCGGGCATCGAGTTCATGGGACACATGGCCGAGCTGACCCCCAAGTCGAACCTGGGGGAGGTCTTCCGCGCTGTGGCCGAAGGCGGTGCCGAGCTGGGCATCGTTCCTCTGGAAAATTCGCTCCAGGGTACCGTGGGCCAGACCGTGGACCTGTTCATGCGCTATCCCGTGTTCGTGCAGGCGGAACTCTATTCGCGCATCAGCCATGCGCTGTTGGCCGCGGTACCCGGCCTGGGCCACGTCACCCGCGTGTATTCCCATTCCAAAGCCCTGGGCCAGTGTGGGGAATGGTTGGAGGCGAACCTGCCCGAGGCGCCGCGACTGCCCATGTCCAGCACGGCCGCTGCCGCACGGCTGGCCCGGGATGCCGGGGACGGCTCCGCTGTGGTGGGGCATGTGCGTCTGGCCGAACTTTTCGGACTCAACGTCCTGGCCGAACATCTGGAGGATCTGCCCGACAACTGGACCCGTTTTCTGGTCATTGCTCCGGCTCCGGGCCAGGAAAAGGAACGGGACAAAAGCTCCATCCTTTTCACCACGCCGGACAGGCCCGGCGCACTGGGGACGGTGCTGGAGATTTTTTCCCGTCGGGGCGTGAACTTGAGCAAGCTGGAATCGCGTCCTTCCCGCGGGGAACGGTGGAAATACGTGTTCTTCGCGGATTTGGAATGCGACCTTGCCGACCCCGCGTTCAAGCCGTTGACCGACGAATTGCGAGACCATTGCCATACCCTGCGGTTCCTGGGTTCCTACCCGGCCGGACCGCATCTGGAGAATTGCTGA
- a CDS encoding 3-dehydroquinate synthase II family protein, translated as MKRIIFKAVPFDKHLVTLALESGVDAVLTEPERVDDVLSLGRVEVVSESAMPVVSITDKTAEEEAVDRMRGGEAVVLAEGWEIIPLENILAQQDDVVVEVGSLERARLAAGVLERGVAGVVVLPEAAAELKAIVSELKLSQGVMDLSTAVVTAIRPAGLGHRVCVDTISMLRRGQGMLVGNSSAFTFLVHAETESNPYVAARPFRINAGAVHAYAQMPGDRTSYLEELCAGSQVLVVDAQGNTNLSTVGRVKVEVRPMLLIEARVDTPDGPKQGQVFLQNAETIRVVRPDGEPVSVVSLREGDEILCRTDEAGRHFGMRIQEDIKEG; from the coding sequence ATGAAACGTATCATTTTCAAGGCTGTGCCGTTTGACAAACACCTGGTGACCCTGGCGCTCGAATCGGGCGTGGACGCGGTCCTTACCGAACCGGAGCGCGTGGACGACGTGTTGTCCCTGGGCCGGGTGGAAGTCGTGTCCGAGTCGGCCATGCCGGTGGTCTCCATCACGGATAAAACCGCTGAAGAGGAGGCCGTGGACCGGATGCGCGGCGGGGAAGCCGTGGTCCTGGCCGAGGGGTGGGAAATCATCCCCCTGGAAAACATCCTGGCGCAGCAGGACGACGTGGTGGTGGAGGTCGGCTCCCTGGAGCGGGCGCGCCTGGCCGCCGGTGTTTTGGAGCGGGGCGTCGCCGGGGTGGTGGTGCTGCCCGAGGCCGCCGCGGAACTGAAGGCCATTGTTTCCGAACTCAAACTTTCGCAGGGTGTCATGGATCTTTCCACTGCGGTGGTCACCGCCATTCGTCCCGCCGGGCTGGGGCATCGCGTCTGCGTGGACACCATCTCCATGTTGCGTCGGGGCCAGGGCATGCTGGTGGGCAATTCTTCGGCCTTTACGTTTCTGGTGCATGCCGAAACCGAATCCAATCCCTATGTGGCGGCGCGTCCGTTCCGGATCAATGCTGGTGCCGTCCACGCCTACGCCCAGATGCCCGGGGACCGTACTTCGTATCTGGAAGAGCTTTGCGCCGGATCACAGGTGCTGGTGGTGGACGCCCAGGGCAACACCAATCTGAGCACGGTCGGCCGGGTCAAGGTGGAGGTGCGGCCCATGCTGCTCATCGAGGCCCGGGTGGACACGCCGGACGGACCGAAACAGGGGCAGGTGTTTTTGCAGAACGCCGAAACCATCCGCGTGGTGCGTCCGGACGGCGAACCCGTGAGCGTGGTCTCCCTGCGGGAAGGGGATGAAATTCTCTGCCGGACGGACGAGGCGGGCCGCCATTTCGGAATGCGCATTCAAGAGGACATCAAGGAAGGCTAG
- a CDS encoding 2-amino-3,7-dideoxy-D-threo-hept-6-ulosonate synthase: MHIGKAIRLERIFNRNTHRTIVVPMDHGVTVGPIEGIEDMREAVSRVVEGGANAVLEHKGNVRCGHRAEGRDVGLIVHLSASTCLSPRPNYKGLVASVEDAVCLGADAVSVHLNLGDDNETDMLRDVGRVATDAARWGMPLLAMVYARGPKVKDEYDPAVVAHCARVGTELGADVVKVNYTGDPDSFSRVTGACCIPVVIAGGPKMDSTGEFLQMVRDSLMAGGAGLSVGRNVFQHPRVTKLVQALSMVVHEDMQVDEAVALVDGK; encoded by the coding sequence ATGCATATTGGAAAAGCCATCCGGCTGGAGCGGATCTTCAACCGCAACACCCACCGAACCATCGTGGTTCCCATGGACCATGGCGTCACGGTGGGACCCATTGAGGGCATTGAGGACATGCGCGAGGCCGTGAGCCGCGTGGTGGAAGGCGGAGCCAATGCCGTGCTGGAGCACAAGGGCAACGTGCGCTGCGGCCACCGTGCCGAAGGGCGTGATGTGGGACTGATCGTCCACTTGTCCGCCTCCACCTGTCTTTCCCCCCGGCCCAACTACAAGGGACTGGTGGCCTCGGTGGAGGATGCGGTCTGCCTGGGGGCGGATGCCGTAAGCGTGCATCTGAACCTGGGGGACGACAACGAAACCGACATGCTTCGCGATGTGGGCCGGGTGGCCACGGACGCGGCCCGCTGGGGCATGCCGCTTCTGGCCATGGTCTACGCCCGCGGACCCAAGGTGAAGGACGAGTACGATCCAGCCGTTGTGGCGCATTGCGCACGCGTGGGAACGGAACTGGGCGCGGATGTGGTCAAAGTGAATTACACCGGGGATCCCGACAGCTTCTCCCGGGTGACGGGCGCATGCTGCATCCCCGTGGTTATTGCGGGCGGTCCGAAAATGGACAGCACCGGAGAATTCTTACAGATGGTTCGTGATTCTCTGATGGCCGGCGGAGCTGGTCTTTCCGTGGGGCGCAACGTGTTCCAGCACCCCCGGGTGACCAAGCTGGTGCAGGCGTTGTCCATGGTGGTACATGAGGACATGCAGGTGGACGAGGCCGTGGCCTTGGTGGACGGAAAGTAA